From the genome of Kluyveromyces lactis strain NRRL Y-1140 chromosome F complete sequence:
CATAAGATGGATAGCTCAGACCGTAATTTTTCTTATCACTGTCACTTGGGAAACTTTCATTGTAGTTTTGGCCAATGTTGGTTCCAGGCTCTGCTTGGTTTCTAGATGTTTGCCAGTGATTATCATGAGGGTAAGCTTGGGTCCCAGAGGTAGTTGTGGTTTGTTGGTGAGAATTGTTCAAGTTCCCTTGATTAGCTGATGAAGACTGGTAATCCTTTCTGGAAGGATCGTTGGATTCCTCTTCATGACCTTCGAGATTTTTAACCTTGTTAACAATGTTGTTGTAGACGCtaattaaaagaaaattggaaATAATTATTAATATGTGTTAGTATTGGTTTCAGATGGGTATCAAACGGGAGAAAAAATGTTGTTTTCTAGTGAATGGCGTTTTTTTATTGAGATTCGAGTCGTTATGTTTAAttaattttgatttgacTACTTTTGACTACAATTAAACAGCAACGGTGTCTTTCTTCTTGTAGCGAAGTTTCCAccatttgatattttgacGGTTGTTGTCATTGACACCGCTTTCATATGTGTGCTTGTCGACGTTGTAACTATCATCATGAGAGCTAGTACCCTCATACGGTTGATAAGTGTTTGCTCCTTTGACTTTCTGAACACCAATTGTGACACTCAAAATTATTGACCAGAACGAACttaataataataagaaCACTGAGGTCCATAAAAATGCGAACATCTTGGTGTTCATCGATGCTGAACGACCGGCATCACGGAAAGTGTTACGACCTTTCACGTAACAAGCTGTGTACAAACAGGCTGCCAATgtgatgaaaaataaagCCAGCCAAATAGAAACAGTAGACAATACCGCACCGACACCAACCTTGAAAAAGGATAGCAACACAGGAATCAATGCGAGTACCACGAAGAATAAACCAATCAA
Proteins encoded in this window:
- a CDS encoding SUR7/PalI family protein (some similarities with uniprot|Q07651 Saccharomyces cerevisiae YDL222C FMP45 The authentic non-tagged protein was localized to the mitochondria cell cortex protein not required for growth on nonfermentable carbon sources required for viability in stationary phase), whose product is MKFKGFVSSLSLLFLLGSGLLTFFVILSGARTTGVLDKFYWFEADTSGLPGAPDTTRWFNYHWCAYENGEIGSCSGKQADLPFSPRDNFGNSPDLPASFRDNRNTYYYLSRVGWAMLLIGLFFVVLALIPVLLSFFKVGVGAVLSTVSIWLALFFITLAACLYTACYVKGRNTFRDAGRSASMNTKMFAFLWTSVFLLLLSSFWSIILSVTIGVQKVKGANTYQPYEGTSSHDDSYNVDKHTYESGVNDNNRQNIKWWKLRYKKKDTVAV